The Gemmata palustris genome includes a region encoding these proteins:
- a CDS encoding PP2C family protein-serine/threonine phosphatase, with amino-acid sequence MAFTLNIGKCSLLGNYRENNEDSIDVKIFPDLTVNIVADGMGGQAAGEIASRKAVDIIPRELRKNLTPHLNTEGVKTTIRRAIVQANEEIMAMGALDKDMKNMGTTVVMAVWRKGGEMFVAGVGDSRCYLVRNKRISQLTVDHSLAQALVEAKTISPAEAKDHRFRNVLWKYLGSKEVGEGPEVAVVQLQANDRFLLCTDGLTGVVTDDDLAAFVTAATDMQQCAEGLGQLALDQNSRDNVSCVVIEVVEG; translated from the coding sequence ATGGCTTTTACACTGAACATCGGTAAGTGCAGCTTGCTGGGCAATTACCGCGAAAACAACGAAGACTCCATCGACGTCAAGATTTTCCCGGACCTGACGGTCAATATCGTGGCCGACGGGATGGGCGGGCAGGCGGCGGGCGAGATCGCGAGTCGCAAGGCCGTGGACATCATTCCGCGCGAACTGCGGAAGAACCTCACCCCGCACCTGAACACCGAAGGGGTGAAGACCACGATCCGCCGGGCCATCGTGCAGGCCAACGAAGAAATCATGGCGATGGGTGCCCTCGACAAAGACATGAAGAACATGGGCACGACGGTGGTGATGGCGGTGTGGCGGAAGGGTGGCGAGATGTTCGTCGCGGGGGTTGGTGACAGCCGGTGCTATTTGGTTCGCAACAAGCGCATTTCCCAACTCACCGTCGACCATTCCCTCGCCCAAGCCCTCGTGGAAGCCAAGACGATCAGCCCGGCCGAGGCGAAGGACCACCGGTTCCGCAACGTGCTCTGGAAGTACCTCGGCAGCAAGGAAGTGGGCGAGGGGCCGGAAGTGGCGGTCGTACAGCTCCAGGCCAACGACCGGTTTCTGCTCTGCACCGATGGCCTCACCGGGGTCGTCACCGACGACGACCTTGCCGCGTTCGTTACCGCCGCGACCGACATGCAGCAGTGTGCGGAAGGGCTCGGACAACTCGCGCTCGACCAGAATTCGCGCGACAACGTGTCCTGCGTCGTGATCGAAGTCGTCGAAGGTTAA
- the argH gene encoding argininosuccinate lyase yields MSQKTWGGRFTGSTDSRVEAFTESINIDQRLFRHDIVGSQAHARMLAEVGLITADEADQIVTSLDEIGQEIVDGKMEFTISLEDIHTHIEKALIAKLGDTGRKLHTGRSRNDQVITDLKLWTRDAIDQLDGLLLDLQRAFVESAEREHNVIIPGYTHLQRAQPVLAAHYFLAYVEKFQRDRERLRDCRARLNVLPLGAAALAGTSLPIDRESVRAKLGFDSVARNSLDVSSDRDFALEFVFCLSVIATHLSGWAEEWVIWSTTEFNFLDLPDAFCTGSSIMPHKKNPDVLELTRGKSGRVIGALQHLFVLVKGLPLAYNRDLQEDKTAIFDAMDTVGGCLAVAAPLVRQTKLRREVIASRLDAGFLDATTLMEALIARGVPMRSAHEAVGNLVRACEQRKCRLKDLPDSMFENVAPAHGTAVKASLGVENALEAFKSYGSTAPTEVAKRLDEWKQKLEL; encoded by the coding sequence ATGAGCCAGAAGACATGGGGCGGGCGATTTACGGGCAGCACCGACTCCCGCGTGGAAGCGTTCACGGAGTCGATTAACATCGATCAGCGCCTGTTCCGACATGACATTGTGGGCAGTCAGGCCCACGCCCGCATGTTGGCAGAAGTCGGGCTGATTACCGCGGACGAAGCGGATCAAATCGTTACGTCGCTGGACGAAATCGGCCAAGAGATCGTAGACGGCAAGATGGAATTCACCATCTCGCTCGAAGACATTCACACGCACATCGAAAAGGCCCTGATCGCGAAACTCGGGGACACCGGTCGTAAGTTGCACACGGGCCGAAGCCGTAACGATCAGGTGATTACGGACTTGAAGCTGTGGACCCGCGACGCGATCGACCAACTCGACGGCTTGCTACTCGATCTCCAGAGAGCGTTCGTCGAGTCGGCCGAGCGCGAGCACAACGTCATCATCCCCGGCTACACGCACTTGCAGCGCGCGCAACCGGTACTCGCAGCGCACTACTTCCTGGCCTACGTCGAAAAATTCCAGCGCGACCGCGAGCGACTACGCGATTGCCGCGCGCGATTGAATGTCCTTCCGCTGGGGGCCGCGGCACTCGCGGGGACGTCCCTGCCGATCGATCGCGAATCCGTCCGCGCGAAACTCGGCTTCGATTCGGTCGCGCGCAACAGTTTGGACGTGTCCAGTGACCGCGACTTCGCGCTGGAGTTCGTGTTCTGTCTCTCAGTGATCGCCACGCACCTGAGCGGGTGGGCAGAAGAATGGGTCATCTGGAGCACCACCGAGTTCAATTTCCTCGACTTGCCGGATGCGTTCTGCACCGGGTCGAGCATCATGCCGCACAAGAAGAACCCGGATGTACTGGAACTCACGCGCGGGAAGTCCGGGCGCGTGATCGGCGCGCTCCAGCACCTCTTCGTGCTGGTGAAGGGGCTCCCGCTGGCGTACAACCGCGACCTTCAGGAAGACAAAACCGCGATCTTCGACGCGATGGACACCGTGGGCGGGTGCCTCGCGGTCGCGGCCCCGCTCGTGCGCCAGACCAAGCTCCGGCGCGAAGTCATTGCGTCGCGCCTGGACGCGGGGTTCCTCGACGCGACCACGCTCATGGAAGCGCTCATCGCTCGGGGCGTACCGATGCGCTCCGCCCACGAAGCGGTCGGCAATCTGGTCCGCGCGTGCGAGCAGCGCAAGTGCCGGCTCAAAGACTTGCCCGACTCGATGTTCGAGAACGTGGCGCCCGCGCACGGTACCGCGGTCAAAGCATCACTGGGAGTGGAGAACGCACTGGAGGCGTTCAAGAGCTACGGATCGACGGCACCGACCGAGGTGGCTAAACGACTCGACGAGTGGAAGCAAAAGCTCGAACTGTAG
- a CDS encoding PilZ domain-containing protein, with protein MSSAPTPAVAPNPSSERRVAPRRQPAMGTVCRLDSPDGGPSALALVWNISQSGISMLLNAPQPAGTVLAGYLESMVSDAMLRIAMKVVHVKPLDTGDYFIGAHFENPIAADDMKPFIAEE; from the coding sequence ATGAGTAGCGCGCCCACTCCCGCCGTAGCCCCCAACCCGTCCAGCGAGCGCCGCGTAGCCCCGCGCCGCCAGCCCGCGATGGGCACTGTGTGCCGGCTCGACTCGCCCGACGGCGGACCGTCCGCGCTGGCCCTGGTTTGGAACATCTCTCAGTCCGGCATTAGCATGCTGTTGAACGCCCCACAGCCCGCGGGCACCGTGCTCGCGGGCTACCTGGAGTCGATGGTCAGCGACGCGATGCTGCGGATCGCGATGAAAGTGGTCCACGTCAAGCCACTGGACACGGGCGACTACTTCATCGGCGCGCACTTCGAGAACCCGATCGCCGCGGACGACATGAAGCCGTTCATCGCCGAAGAGTGA
- the fumC gene encoding class II fumarate hydratase, which produces MPEYRTETDSMGPIRVPADRYYGAQTARSLTHFAIGADTMPRAVIRAFGTLKKAAALTNKSLGLMSADKCDLVCKAADEVIAGHLDDHFPLRVWQTGSGTQTNMNVNEVISNRAIQIAGGAMGSKKPVHPNDDVNMSQSSNDTFPTAMHIAAAEEIVHQLVPSVQQLRDTFAAKAKEFADIVKIGRTHLMDAVPLTLGQEFGGYVAQLDYGITALKATLPMLYELALGGTAVGTGLNAHPEFAVKVAKQIADLTGQPFVTAPNKFQALAGHEPLAFASGALKALAAGLMKIANDVRWLASGPRCGLGELTIPENEPGSSIMPGKVNPTQSEAMTMVCVQVMANDVAVGIAASQGNFELNVFKPVLIHNFLHSVRLLTDACRSFREHCAADMPETDYEALEYGVGKDSGMVEVDQSKLKPKTGGKTRKGIDAERKQIAAYLNNSLMLVTALNRHIGYDAAAKIAKTAHHNGTTLREEAINLAPPLKDGSGPLTAEKFDQIVRPEKMTGPGAD; this is translated from the coding sequence ATGCCCGAATACCGCACAGAAACCGACAGCATGGGGCCGATCCGCGTACCGGCGGATCGCTACTACGGCGCGCAGACGGCCCGGTCGCTCACGCACTTCGCGATCGGCGCGGACACCATGCCGCGCGCCGTGATCCGCGCGTTCGGCACGCTCAAGAAGGCCGCAGCGCTCACCAACAAATCGCTCGGGCTCATGTCCGCAGACAAGTGCGACCTCGTGTGCAAGGCCGCGGACGAAGTCATCGCCGGGCACCTGGACGATCACTTCCCGCTCCGCGTGTGGCAGACCGGGAGCGGCACGCAGACCAACATGAACGTGAACGAGGTGATCTCGAACCGCGCGATCCAGATCGCCGGCGGCGCGATGGGGTCGAAGAAGCCGGTCCACCCCAACGACGACGTGAACATGTCACAGTCGTCCAACGACACGTTCCCGACCGCGATGCACATCGCCGCCGCGGAAGAGATCGTTCACCAACTCGTGCCCAGCGTTCAGCAACTGCGCGACACGTTCGCCGCGAAAGCCAAAGAGTTCGCGGACATCGTGAAGATCGGGCGCACGCACCTGATGGACGCGGTGCCGCTCACGCTCGGCCAGGAGTTCGGCGGCTACGTCGCGCAGCTCGATTACGGCATCACCGCGCTCAAGGCGACACTGCCGATGCTGTACGAACTCGCGCTCGGCGGCACGGCCGTGGGTACGGGCCTGAACGCGCACCCGGAGTTCGCGGTCAAAGTGGCGAAGCAGATCGCGGACCTCACCGGCCAACCGTTCGTCACCGCGCCGAACAAGTTCCAGGCGCTCGCGGGCCACGAGCCGCTGGCGTTCGCGAGCGGGGCGCTCAAGGCGCTCGCCGCGGGGCTCATGAAGATCGCCAACGACGTGCGCTGGCTCGCGAGCGGCCCCCGGTGCGGGCTGGGCGAGCTCACGATTCCCGAGAACGAGCCCGGTTCCTCGATCATGCCGGGCAAAGTGAACCCGACGCAGTCCGAAGCGATGACGATGGTGTGCGTACAGGTGATGGCGAACGACGTCGCGGTGGGCATCGCGGCGTCGCAGGGCAACTTCGAGCTGAACGTGTTCAAGCCGGTGCTGATCCACAACTTCCTGCACTCGGTCCGGTTGCTCACGGATGCGTGCCGTAGCTTCCGCGAGCACTGCGCGGCCGACATGCCCGAAACGGACTACGAGGCGCTCGAGTACGGCGTCGGCAAGGACAGCGGCATGGTGGAAGTGGACCAGTCCAAACTCAAGCCGAAGACCGGCGGGAAGACGCGCAAGGGCATCGACGCGGAGCGCAAGCAGATCGCGGCGTACCTGAACAACTCGCTGATGCTCGTCACCGCGCTGAACCGGCACATCGGGTACGACGCGGCCGCGAAGATCGCGAAGACCGCGCACCACAATGGCACCACGCTCCGCGAAGAGGCGATCAACCTCGCCCCTCCGCTCAAGGACGGAAGCGGTCCCCTCACCGCCGAGAAGTTCGACCAGATCGTGCGCCCGGAGAAGATGACCGGACCGGGAGCGGATTAA
- a CDS encoding glycosyltransferase → MDAAPRRERVVLVHDWLTGTRGGEKCLEPLCRRWPDAKLLTLLHKRGSVPATIEGTRIHPSFLNALPKVEKYYRYLLPLMPFAAGWAVTDADLVVSLSHAVAKSARPPKGVPHVCYCFTPMRYAWHMQDSYFRETGFVGKLKAKAVDTLLGRIREWDRRTASRVTHFVAISNTVRDRIRDCYDRDATVIYPPVDTDFYTPSGEPREDFYLVVSALAPYKRFDLAIDACARLGKKLVVIGSGQHAAKLKATAGPNVSFLGWQSDEVIRAHLRRAKGLLFPGEEDFGIVPLEAQACGCPVIGFARGGLAETVRPLGEASEPTGAFFAEQTVDAVCEAVERFERAIDRFDPRAARRQAALFRKDRFEQELFSYLTAILRGSPTEVRKAA, encoded by the coding sequence ATGGATGCCGCCCCGCGACGCGAACGTGTGGTTCTGGTTCACGACTGGCTGACCGGTACGCGGGGCGGCGAAAAGTGCCTCGAACCCCTGTGCCGCCGCTGGCCGGACGCGAAACTGCTCACGCTCCTTCATAAACGCGGCAGCGTCCCCGCCACCATCGAAGGCACCCGCATTCACCCCAGTTTTCTGAACGCGCTGCCAAAGGTCGAGAAATACTACCGCTACCTCCTGCCGCTGATGCCGTTCGCCGCGGGCTGGGCCGTCACCGACGCGGACCTCGTCGTGAGCCTGAGTCACGCGGTGGCGAAGTCGGCCCGGCCGCCGAAGGGCGTTCCGCACGTCTGCTACTGCTTCACACCGATGCGGTACGCCTGGCACATGCAGGACTCGTACTTCCGAGAAACGGGTTTCGTTGGCAAACTCAAGGCCAAAGCCGTCGATACACTCCTCGGGCGCATTCGCGAGTGGGACCGCCGGACCGCGAGCCGGGTGACGCACTTCGTGGCGATCAGTAACACCGTGCGCGACCGCATCCGCGACTGCTACGACCGCGACGCGACCGTGATCTACCCGCCCGTGGACACGGACTTCTACACGCCCTCGGGTGAACCGCGCGAGGACTTCTACCTCGTGGTGTCCGCGCTCGCGCCCTACAAGCGGTTCGATCTCGCGATCGACGCCTGCGCGCGCCTCGGGAAGAAGCTCGTCGTGATCGGCAGTGGTCAGCACGCGGCCAAACTGAAAGCAACTGCCGGGCCGAACGTAAGTTTTTTGGGTTGGCAGTCCGACGAGGTGATTCGCGCCCACTTGCGCCGCGCGAAAGGCCTGTTGTTCCCGGGCGAAGAGGATTTCGGCATCGTACCGCTCGAAGCGCAAGCGTGCGGGTGCCCGGTCATCGGGTTCGCGCGCGGCGGGTTGGCGGAAACGGTTCGACCACTGGGCGAAGCGAGCGAGCCGACGGGCGCGTTTTTTGCTGAGCAAACGGTCGACGCGGTGTGCGAAGCGGTCGAGCGCTTTGAACGCGCGATTGATCGCTTCGATCCGCGCGCGGCCCGGCGCCAGGCGGCGCTTTTCCGCAAGGACCGGTTCGAGCAGGAGTTGTTTTCGTACCTCACTGCAATTCTGCGAGGTTCGCCCACAGAAGTGCGCAAGGCGGCATAA
- a CDS encoding phosphodiester glycosidase family protein has product MRSVLLAAFLIGAAGFSAGADEPFANPPSWKPLFVGVEQTDLAAEKPRLMKGHAVRIDLTAPGIEFLATPGNGDRPGETDGLKTSTFLKRHKLQLAINAAPFAPIHKDEEKEQDVVGVQVSRGKLVSPGQQKLPALLLTKDNKATIAAPPFNFEGIENAVGGFHIVLKKGEVITGDKSIHPRTAAGVTADGKTLIFLVIDGRQKEFSDGAMTSEVGEWLKALGCTEGINLDGGGTTALVVEGADGVPTVVNRPIHANKPGTERSGSRRATSRFTPARCRKSDRVSLRHRRGGGVGVFKRLQFAVDDERPERDDRRDRGHPDVLRPQRALPPRGERDKRVGDEQPAVDRAHPEHHFFAQLRHPGEVLQRHRDEKQDQCRDAFNEARGADPPDRSLKHGLPL; this is encoded by the coding sequence ATGCGATCCGTCCTTTTGGCGGCGTTTCTAATTGGCGCTGCCGGCTTTTCTGCGGGCGCCGACGAGCCGTTCGCGAACCCGCCTTCGTGGAAGCCGCTCTTCGTTGGAGTCGAGCAGACCGATTTGGCCGCCGAAAAGCCCCGGCTGATGAAGGGGCACGCGGTCCGCATCGATCTCACCGCGCCCGGGATCGAGTTTCTGGCCACGCCCGGCAACGGGGACCGGCCCGGCGAAACAGATGGGCTGAAGACCAGCACGTTCCTGAAGCGGCACAAGCTGCAACTCGCGATCAACGCCGCGCCGTTCGCGCCGATCCACAAGGACGAGGAGAAGGAACAGGACGTGGTCGGAGTTCAGGTCAGCCGCGGGAAGTTGGTTTCGCCCGGTCAGCAGAAATTGCCCGCCCTGTTGCTCACGAAGGACAACAAGGCAACGATCGCGGCCCCGCCGTTCAACTTTGAAGGGATCGAGAACGCGGTCGGCGGGTTCCACATCGTTCTAAAGAAGGGTGAAGTAATTACGGGCGACAAATCGATCCACCCGCGCACCGCCGCGGGCGTTACCGCGGACGGCAAAACACTCATCTTCCTCGTGATCGACGGGCGCCAGAAAGAGTTCAGCGACGGCGCGATGACGAGCGAGGTCGGCGAATGGCTCAAGGCGCTCGGCTGCACGGAGGGAATCAACCTCGACGGCGGCGGGACGACCGCGCTCGTGGTGGAAGGCGCGGACGGGGTGCCGACTGTCGTGAACCGCCCGATCCACGCGAACAAACCCGGAACGGAACGGAGCGGGTCGCGGCGAGCCACCTCGCGGTTTACGCCCGCCCGCTGCCGAAAAAGTGACCGCGTGTCGTTACGTCACCGGCGCGGTGGGGGCGTTGGCGTCTTCAAACGCCTTCAGTTTGCGGTCGATGACGAACGGCCCGAACGGGACGATCGACGCGACCGCGGCCATCCCGACGTGCTTCGCCCGCAGCGCGCCCTGCCCCCACGCGGTGAACGTGATAAGCGCGTAGGCGACGAACAGCCCGCCGTGGATCGCGCCCACCCAGAACACCACTTCTTTGCCCAACTCCGGCATCCCGGAGAGGTACTTCAGCGGCATCGCGATGAAAAACAGGATCAGTGCCGAGACGCCTTCAACGAGGCCCGCGGCGCGGACCCGCCCGACCGGAGTTTGAAACACGGACTACCTCTGTAA
- the lysA gene encoding diaminopimelate decarboxylase produces the protein MDHFDYRDRTLFCEDVPVPELAEKYGTPLYVYSQATLLDRLKEVQTAFAEAAPVICYSVKANGNLSIGRLMGQNGAGFDVTSQGEFQRALKAGPAGSKIVFAGVGKSDAEIEFALKNNVFLFDVESEQELHTIGAVAQKLGVKAPVALRVNPDLPPKTHVKTDTSVKGVKFGLDIETIVDVAKGVVGHPGLAVVGLHMHLGSPILKAEPYRMGAEKGVALIKQFRAQGHDIKYLNMGGGFGINYRKDEAKPASAFAEVIIPAVKESGCQLILEPGRFIAGNAAILLSRVVFTKSTGGKHYIIQDAAMNDLIRPTLYGSFHRVWPVNPATDVPVRPDVNGDPDDPNPFRSMSGCFTQDVVGPVCESGDYLAKDRPLPTMKRGDLLAVFSAGAYGMAMASNYNSRVRAAEVLVTGRTHRLIRRRETFADLVACEEDCLT, from the coding sequence ATGGACCACTTCGATTACCGCGACCGCACGCTGTTCTGCGAGGACGTTCCCGTTCCCGAGTTGGCCGAGAAGTACGGCACGCCGCTGTACGTGTACTCACAGGCCACACTCCTCGACCGCTTGAAAGAAGTGCAGACCGCGTTCGCGGAAGCCGCCCCGGTCATCTGTTACAGCGTGAAGGCCAACGGGAACCTTAGTATCGGCCGGCTCATGGGCCAGAACGGGGCCGGGTTCGATGTCACGTCCCAGGGCGAGTTCCAGCGCGCCCTCAAAGCGGGACCGGCCGGGTCGAAGATCGTGTTCGCGGGCGTGGGGAAGTCCGACGCCGAGATCGAGTTCGCCCTGAAGAACAACGTGTTCCTCTTCGACGTGGAGAGCGAGCAGGAACTGCACACCATTGGTGCGGTCGCTCAGAAGCTCGGCGTGAAGGCCCCCGTCGCGCTCCGCGTGAACCCCGACCTGCCGCCGAAGACGCACGTTAAAACCGACACGTCCGTCAAGGGCGTCAAGTTCGGCCTCGACATCGAAACCATCGTGGACGTCGCGAAGGGCGTGGTCGGGCACCCGGGGCTCGCCGTGGTCGGGCTGCACATGCACCTCGGCTCGCCCATTCTGAAGGCCGAGCCGTACCGCATGGGCGCCGAGAAGGGCGTGGCGCTCATCAAGCAGTTCCGCGCTCAGGGTCACGACATCAAGTACCTGAACATGGGCGGCGGGTTCGGGATCAATTACCGCAAGGACGAGGCCAAGCCCGCCAGCGCGTTCGCCGAGGTCATCATCCCCGCGGTGAAGGAATCGGGGTGCCAGCTCATCCTCGAACCGGGCCGCTTCATCGCCGGCAACGCGGCGATCCTGCTCAGCCGGGTGGTGTTCACCAAGTCCACCGGCGGGAAGCACTACATCATTCAGGACGCGGCGATGAACGACCTCATCCGCCCCACGCTGTACGGCTCGTTCCACCGCGTGTGGCCGGTGAACCCGGCGACCGATGTCCCCGTGCGGCCCGATGTGAACGGCGACCCGGACGACCCGAACCCGTTCCGCTCCATGTCCGGCTGCTTCACGCAGGACGTGGTCGGGCCGGTGTGCGAGAGCGGAGACTACCTCGCGAAGGACCGGCCGCTACCGACCATGAAGCGCGGCGATCTGCTCGCGGTCTTCTCGGCCGGCGCTTACGGCATGGCGATGGCCTCGAACTACAATTCGCGCGTTCGGGCGGCCGAAGTCCTCGTTACAGGCCGCACACATCGACTGATCCGCCGCCGCGAGACGTTCGCGGACCTCGTCGCGTGTGAAGAGGATTGCTTAACGTGA
- a CDS encoding DUF1559 domain-containing protein: MYRHINDLRRAFTLIELLVVIAIIAILIGLLLPAVQKVREAAARMTCANNLKQIGLAAHNYHASYERLPPGYYGGNPGNLNVNDTGYSSAMLTGTGTLPVLLPYIEQDNIYKQINPLMFTDSNFPATTLPGYWETDANTWNMAQVKIKTYLCPSDSDVRAKYTMAYWYYTSLTANLGADSVGFSYWTSDQNLAKSNYAPVGGGYGQNGSTSSRFGPGANLRKYAATYGNRSKTTLQGITDGTSNTLAFGEGTATGNGNFMWHWYNVTAIPTTAGLSNDPNAASAQFRFASRHTGIVQFALGDGSVRGIRPGATTTNGTVAGTPASSDWWVLMRLAGTADGEVLDNSFGG; encoded by the coding sequence ATGTATCGCCACATTAATGATTTACGGAGAGCATTTACGCTCATCGAATTACTCGTCGTCATCGCGATCATCGCGATCTTGATCGGATTATTGCTGCCGGCCGTGCAAAAGGTCCGTGAGGCGGCCGCCCGGATGACCTGTGCCAACAATCTCAAGCAAATCGGACTCGCAGCCCATAACTACCATGCGTCCTACGAACGACTGCCGCCGGGGTACTACGGCGGTAACCCGGGCAACCTCAACGTCAACGACACCGGGTACTCGAGCGCAATGCTCACCGGGACCGGCACCCTGCCCGTACTGTTGCCCTACATCGAGCAGGACAACATCTACAAGCAGATCAACCCGCTGATGTTCACCGATTCTAATTTTCCCGCCACGACTCTGCCGGGGTACTGGGAGACGGACGCCAACACCTGGAACATGGCCCAAGTTAAGATCAAAACCTACCTTTGCCCGTCCGACTCCGACGTGCGGGCCAAGTACACGATGGCGTACTGGTACTACACGAGCCTGACCGCGAACCTCGGTGCCGACTCGGTGGGGTTCTCCTACTGGACCAGCGACCAGAACTTGGCCAAGTCGAACTACGCCCCGGTCGGCGGCGGTTACGGTCAGAACGGCAGCACCAGTTCCCGGTTCGGCCCCGGGGCCAACCTCCGCAAGTACGCCGCCACCTATGGCAACCGTTCCAAGACCACGCTCCAGGGCATCACGGACGGCACGAGCAACACGCTCGCGTTCGGCGAAGGCACCGCCACTGGTAACGGCAATTTCATGTGGCACTGGTACAACGTGACCGCCATCCCCACTACGGCGGGCCTCAGCAACGATCCGAACGCCGCGAGCGCCCAGTTCCGCTTCGCCAGCCGACACACGGGAATCGTTCAGTTCGCCCTGGGTGACGGGTCGGTCCGTGGCATACGGCCTGGGGCGACCACCACGAACGGGACGGTCGCCGGTACCCCGGCCTCAAGCGACTGGTGGGTACTCATGCGTCTGGCGGGCACGGCGGACGGAGAGGTTCTCGACAACTCATTCGGGGGTTGA